Proteins from one Xenopus tropicalis strain Nigerian chromosome 1, UCB_Xtro_10.0, whole genome shotgun sequence genomic window:
- the atp5f1a gene encoding ATP synthase subunit alpha, mitochondrial — MLSVRVATALARTLPRQAGLVSKKALGAAFVATRNIHASGAWLQKSGTAEVSSILEERILGADTSADLEETGRVLSIGDGIARVYGLRNVQAEEMVEFSSGLKGMSLNLEPDNVGVVVFGNDKLIKEGDIVKRTGAIVDVPVGDELLGRVVDALGNAIDGKGPLASKIRRRVGLKAPGIIPRISVREPMQTGIKAVDSLVPIGRGQRELIIGDRQTGKTSIAIDTIINQKRFNDGTDEKKKLYCIYVAIGQKRSTVAQLVKRLTDADAMKYTIVVSATASDAAPLQYLAPYSGCSMGEYFRDNGKHALIIYDDLSKQAVAYRQMSLLLRRPPGREAYPGDVFYLHSRLLERAAKMNDHFGGGSLTALPVIETQAGDVSAYIPTNVISITDGQIFLETELFYKGIRPAINVGLSVSRVGSAAQTRAMKQVAGTMKLELAQYREVAAFAQFGSDLDAATQQLLNRGVRLTELLKQGQYVPMAIEEQVTVIYAGVRGHLDKMEPSKITKFENAFLAHVKSQHQELLATIRADGKISEQADAKLKEIVLSFLSTFEA, encoded by the exons ATGCTGTCAGTCCGTGTAGCCACCGCGCTGGCCCGCACCCTGCCCCGACAGGCAGGCCTG GTGTCCAAGAAAGCCCTCGGTGCTGCTTTTGTTGCAACCAGAAACATTCATGCATCTGGCGCATGGCTCCAGAAGTCCG GCACCGCTGAAGTGTCCTCTATCCTTGAGGAGCGTATCCTTGGTGCTGACACCAGCGCTGACCTAGAGGAGACCGGACGTGTCCTTTCCATTGGTGATGGTATTGCCCGTGTCTATGGGCTTAGGAATGTCCAGGCTGAGGAGATGGTGGAATTCTCATCTGGCCTGAAG GGCATGTCTTTGAACTTGGAGCCTGACAATGTTGGTGTTGTGGTGTTTGGTAACGACAAGCTCATTAAGGAAGGTGACATTGTGAAAAGGACAGGGGCTATTGTGGATGTGCCAGTTGGTGATGAACTGCTGGGTCGTGTTGTGGATGCTCTCGGTAACGCTATTGATGGCAAA ggtCCCCTTGCATCTAAAATCCGCAGGAGGGTTGGTCTGAAGGCCCCAGGCATCATCCCCCGTATCTCTGTGAGGGAACCCATGCAGACTGGCATTAAGGCTGTTGACAGTCTGGTGCCCATTGGCCGTGGCCAGCGTGAGCTGATCATCGGTGACAGACAGACTGG CAAAACCTCCATTGCTATCGATACCATTATCAACCAGAAGAGGTTCAACGATGGAACTGATGAGAAGAAGAAACTGTACTGTATCTATGTGGCCATTGGTCAGAAGAGGTCCACCGTGGCTCAGCTGGTCAAAAGACTGACTGATGCAG ATGCCATGAAGTACACAATTGTGGTGTCTGCTACAGCCTCTGATGCTGCTCCCCTGCAATACCTGGCTCCATATTCTGGCTGTTCCATGGGAGAGTATTTCAGAGACAATGGAAAACACGCTTTGATCATCTATGACGACTTGTCCAAGCAG GCTGTTGCCTACCGTCAGATGTCTCTGCTGCTGCGTCGTCCTCCTGGTCGTGAGGCCTACCCCGGGGATGTCTTCTACCTGCACTCCCGTCTTTTGGAAAGAGCGGCTAAAATGAACGACCATTTTGGAGGCGGCTCCCTGACTGCTCTCCCCGTTATTGAAACACAGGCCGGTGATGTGTCCGCTTACATCCCAACCAATGTCATTTCCATCACTGACGGACAG ATTTTCTTGGAGACAGAGTTGTTCTACAAGGGTATCCGACCTGCTATCAATGTAGGTCTGTCTGTGTCCAGAGTGGGATCAGCTGCTCAGACCAGAGCCATGAAACAG GTGGCTGGTACTATGAAGCTCGAGTTGGCTCAGTACCGTGAAGTCGCTGCTTTTGCTCAGTTCGGCTCTGATTTGGACGCTGCTACCCAACAACTCCTGAATCGTGGTGTGCGTCTCACTGAGTTGCTGAAACAAGGGCAGTACG TTCCCATGGCCATTGAAGAACAGGTAACAGTTATTTATGCCGGTGTCAGAGGACATCTTGACAAGATGGAGCCCAGCAAAATCACAAAGTTTGAGAATGCTTTCCTCGCTCACGTCAAGAGCCAGCACCAGGAGCTTCTTGCTACAATCAG GGCTGATGGAAAGATCTCAGAACAGGCCGACGCCAAACTCAAAGAAATCGTTCTAAGTTTCCTGTCCACATTCGAAGCATAA
- the atp5f1a gene encoding ATP synthase subunit alpha, mitochondrial isoform X1 yields MLSVRVATALARTLPRQAGLVSKKALGAAFVATRNIHASGAWLQKSGTAEVSSILEERILGADTSADLEETGRVLSIGDGIARVYGLRNVQAEEMVEFSSGLKGMSLNLEPDNVGVVVFGNDKLIKEGDIVKRTGAIVDVPVGDELLGRVVDALGNAIDGKGPLASKIRRRVGLKAPGIIPRISVREPMQTGIKAVDSLVPIGRGQRELIIGDRQTGKTSIAIDTIINQKRFNDGTDEKKKLYCIYVAIGQKRSTVAQLVKRLTDADAMKYTIVVSATASDAAPLQYLAPYSGCSMGEYFRDNGKHALIIYDDLSKQAVAYRQMSLLLRRPPGREAYPGDVFYLHSRLLERAAKMNDHFGGGSLTALPVIETQAGDVSAYIPTNVISITDGQIFLETELFYKGIRPAINVGLSVSRVGSAAQTRAMKQVAGTMKLELAQYREVAAFAQFGSDLDAATQQLLNRGVRLTELLKQGQYGKYLLGPQRLSRLPICVSACSSRAISFHQCAFVAVPMAIEEQVTVIYAGVRGHLDKMEPSKITKFENAFLAHVKSQHQELLATIRADGKISEQADAKLKEIVLSFLSTFEA; encoded by the exons ATGCTGTCAGTCCGTGTAGCCACCGCGCTGGCCCGCACCCTGCCCCGACAGGCAGGCCTG GTGTCCAAGAAAGCCCTCGGTGCTGCTTTTGTTGCAACCAGAAACATTCATGCATCTGGCGCATGGCTCCAGAAGTCCG GCACCGCTGAAGTGTCCTCTATCCTTGAGGAGCGTATCCTTGGTGCTGACACCAGCGCTGACCTAGAGGAGACCGGACGTGTCCTTTCCATTGGTGATGGTATTGCCCGTGTCTATGGGCTTAGGAATGTCCAGGCTGAGGAGATGGTGGAATTCTCATCTGGCCTGAAG GGCATGTCTTTGAACTTGGAGCCTGACAATGTTGGTGTTGTGGTGTTTGGTAACGACAAGCTCATTAAGGAAGGTGACATTGTGAAAAGGACAGGGGCTATTGTGGATGTGCCAGTTGGTGATGAACTGCTGGGTCGTGTTGTGGATGCTCTCGGTAACGCTATTGATGGCAAA ggtCCCCTTGCATCTAAAATCCGCAGGAGGGTTGGTCTGAAGGCCCCAGGCATCATCCCCCGTATCTCTGTGAGGGAACCCATGCAGACTGGCATTAAGGCTGTTGACAGTCTGGTGCCCATTGGCCGTGGCCAGCGTGAGCTGATCATCGGTGACAGACAGACTGG CAAAACCTCCATTGCTATCGATACCATTATCAACCAGAAGAGGTTCAACGATGGAACTGATGAGAAGAAGAAACTGTACTGTATCTATGTGGCCATTGGTCAGAAGAGGTCCACCGTGGCTCAGCTGGTCAAAAGACTGACTGATGCAG ATGCCATGAAGTACACAATTGTGGTGTCTGCTACAGCCTCTGATGCTGCTCCCCTGCAATACCTGGCTCCATATTCTGGCTGTTCCATGGGAGAGTATTTCAGAGACAATGGAAAACACGCTTTGATCATCTATGACGACTTGTCCAAGCAG GCTGTTGCCTACCGTCAGATGTCTCTGCTGCTGCGTCGTCCTCCTGGTCGTGAGGCCTACCCCGGGGATGTCTTCTACCTGCACTCCCGTCTTTTGGAAAGAGCGGCTAAAATGAACGACCATTTTGGAGGCGGCTCCCTGACTGCTCTCCCCGTTATTGAAACACAGGCCGGTGATGTGTCCGCTTACATCCCAACCAATGTCATTTCCATCACTGACGGACAG ATTTTCTTGGAGACAGAGTTGTTCTACAAGGGTATCCGACCTGCTATCAATGTAGGTCTGTCTGTGTCCAGAGTGGGATCAGCTGCTCAGACCAGAGCCATGAAACAG GTGGCTGGTACTATGAAGCTCGAGTTGGCTCAGTACCGTGAAGTCGCTGCTTTTGCTCAGTTCGGCTCTGATTTGGACGCTGCTACCCAACAACTCCTGAATCGTGGTGTGCGTCTCACTGAGTTGCTGAAACAAGGGCAGTACGGTAAGTACCTATTGGGCCCACAAAGGCTTAGTAGACTGCCCATCTGTGTAAGTGCTTGCAGTTCCAGAGCCATCTCATTTCACCAATGTGCTTTTGTTGCAGTTCCCATGGCCATTGAAGAACAGGTAACAGTTATTTATGCCGGTGTCAGAGGACATCTTGACAAGATGGAGCCCAGCAAAATCACAAAGTTTGAGAATGCTTTCCTCGCTCACGTCAAGAGCCAGCACCAGGAGCTTCTTGCTACAATCAG GGCTGATGGAAAGATCTCAGAACAGGCCGACGCCAAACTCAAAGAAATCGTTCTAAGTTTCCTGTCCACATTCGAAGCATAA